A single genomic interval of Picosynechococcus sp. PCC 7003 harbors:
- the cutA gene encoding divalent-cation tolerance protein CutA produces MDYLIAITTVSSHQEAQAIAKQIMGLRLAACIQISEIESFYHWEGQLQQEPEFRLLFKTTAAQYAALEQAIKAHHPYELPAIYAIALDQVEAAYGHWIDASVPLEHP; encoded by the coding sequence ATGGATTATTTAATTGCGATCACCACTGTCAGCAGTCACCAGGAAGCCCAGGCGATCGCCAAGCAAATTATGGGTCTCCGTCTCGCGGCTTGTATCCAGATCAGCGAGATTGAAAGCTTCTACCATTGGGAAGGCCAACTACAGCAGGAACCAGAGTTTCGACTCCTTTTTAAGACCACCGCTGCCCAATACGCCGCCCTAGAACAAGCAATCAAAGCCCACCACCCCTACGAACTGCCCGCCATCTATGCGATCGCCCTTGATCAAGTCGAAGCAGCCTATGGACATTGGATCGATGCCAGTGTGCCCCTCGAACATCCCTAA